The following proteins come from a genomic window of Helicobacter canadensis MIT 98-5491:
- a CDS encoding Gfo/Idh/MocA family protein has protein sequence MKSIIIGNGHWGNILKKYIEQDCNFSILEIFGRDFSPLKIPKTTQAAFIATPLQSHFKLALECLKLGIHVFVEKPTCKSSKEFDILQSVAEENGVRIYTDYIYLTSPSIIKIRENLSSLNNITSVKATIKQYGKFYDGESALEVLGVHFLSVFVFLFGSLELIEKNNLNPHDNDFLFNSKGITIKLESSLISKIKERTMNITAENGTIAFDMLSADTVKMTINNKDMTFSFDEKNNLVNSLRKFYDILHNKNKYMEHIRLSSNVMKILDECNS, from the coding sequence ATGAAAAGCATTATTATTGGAAATGGACATTGGGGAAATATCTTAAAAAAATACATAGAACAAGATTGTAATTTTAGCATTTTGGAGATCTTTGGGAGAGATTTTTCTCCTTTAAAAATCCCAAAAACTACACAAGCAGCTTTTATCGCAACACCCCTTCAATCACATTTTAAACTCGCTCTTGAATGTCTAAAATTAGGAATTCATGTTTTTGTAGAGAAACCAACCTGCAAAAGTTCTAAGGAATTTGACATTTTGCAGTCTGTAGCTGAAGAAAACGGAGTGCGAATCTACACAGATTATATTTACCTAACTTCTCCCTCAATAATAAAAATTCGCGAAAATCTATCTAGTCTCAATAATATCACCAGTGTCAAAGCGACAATTAAACAATATGGCAAATTTTACGATGGAGAAAGTGCTTTAGAGGTTTTAGGGGTGCATTTTTTGAGTGTTTTTGTGTTTTTATTTGGCAGCTTGGAATTAATAGAAAAAAATAATCTTAATCCACATGACAACGATTTCTTATTTAATTCCAAAGGAATTACAATAAAGCTTGAAAGCTCTTTAATCTCTAAAATCAAAGAAAGGACAATGAATATTACTGCAGAAAATGGCACAATAGCCTTTGATATGTTGTCCGCTGATACCGTGAAAATGACAATCAATAATAAAGATATGACTTTCAGTTTTGATGAAAAAAACAACTTAGTCAATTCTCTTCGTAAATTTTATGACATATTGCACAATAAAAACAAATACATGGAGCATATACGCTTAAGCTCTAATGTGATGAAAATTTTAGATGAGTGTAATTCGTGA
- a CDS encoding FAD-dependent oxidoreductase yields the protein MKYDCIIIGAGFYGCMLGIELKKRFKKVLIIEKEEDILRRASLINQARVHGGYHYPRSLVTAARSLKNFDRFCKDFSEAIKKDFEKYYVISRIGSKTNARQFYQIFQKMNAPISKAPNHIYNFFNRDMIEEIFCVREYAFNANILREILSHQLKKLNCEILLDLEVKSVNHRNNEIEVATQKQSFFADHVFNCTYAGLNKILKNSNLPLLNLKSEVTEMALIEIPEEIRNLSFTIMDGEFFSIMPYPAYKHSNGCLSTLSHVRYTPHSSWLDTKHFHDGYSVLKNTKESNFIYMLKSAMRFIPLIEKSNYINSLFEIKVVSINNENDDGRPIVFTKDYGIKNFSNILGGKIDNIYDILGVLKNET from the coding sequence GTGAAATACGATTGCATTATCATTGGAGCTGGCTTTTATGGCTGTATGCTTGGAATAGAGCTTAAAAAACGATTCAAAAAAGTCTTAATAATTGAAAAAGAAGAAGACATCCTAAGGCGAGCTAGTTTAATAAATCAAGCTAGGGTTCATGGTGGTTATCATTATCCAAGAAGTTTGGTTACGGCAGCTAGGAGTTTAAAAAATTTTGATAGATTTTGCAAAGATTTTTCTGAAGCCATAAAAAAGGACTTTGAAAAATATTATGTGATTTCTCGCATTGGTTCCAAAACAAATGCAAGGCAATTTTATCAAATTTTTCAAAAAATGAATGCTCCCATCTCAAAAGCTCCCAATCATATTTATAATTTTTTCAATAGAGATATGATTGAAGAGATATTTTGTGTTAGAGAATATGCTTTTAACGCCAATATTTTAAGAGAAATTTTATCACATCAATTAAAAAAGTTAAATTGTGAAATTTTGCTTGATTTGGAAGTCAAAAGTGTGAATCATCGCAATAATGAAATAGAGGTCGCAACACAAAAACAATCCTTTTTTGCAGATCATGTTTTTAATTGCACCTATGCAGGTTTAAACAAAATTCTTAAAAATTCCAATTTGCCATTATTAAATTTAAAATCAGAAGTTACAGAAATGGCTTTAATTGAGATTCCAGAAGAAATAAGAAATTTAAGCTTTACAATTATGGATGGGGAATTTTTTTCAATTATGCCATATCCAGCCTATAAGCATTCAAATGGGTGTTTAAGCACACTAAGCCATGTTCGCTACACACCACACTCATCTTGGCTAGATACAAAGCATTTTCACGATGGTTATTCTGTACTAAAAAACACAAAAGAATCAAATTTTATTTATATGCTAAAAAGTGCAATGCGCTTCATACCTCTAATTGAAAAAAGCAATTATATTAACTCGCTATTTGAAATAAAAGTTGTGAGCATAAATAATGAAAATGATGATGGTCGCCCTATTGTTTTCACTAAGGATTATGGAATAAAAAATTTCTCCAATATTCTTGGTGGAAAAATTGACAATATTTATGATATTTTAGGAGTGTTAAAAAATGAAACTTGA
- a CDS encoding glycosyltransferase produces the protein MLNIVFPVLNEEDSLEKGIAETISFLNSNNIPYSITIADNGSTDKTQSIAQEISAKNKNIYYLKLKRKGVGLAFRESIKYNTQHLKCPYIGYMDIDLATDLKHLKEVYSLLKKGDKIVVGSRLLKNSKVSGRSIKREITSRALNLILKILLGVKFSDAMCGFKFYDTKTAEFLVNNCGIDDSWFYCAQMLIVAEAKGLKISEIPVVWQDDPNSKVKILSLSQIYLKEIFKLLYKKIKRAI, from the coding sequence ATGTTAAATATTGTTTTTCCGGTTCTAAATGAGGAAGACAGCCTAGAAAAAGGGATTGCTGAGACTATATCCTTTTTAAATAGCAATAATATTCCATATTCCATCACAATTGCCGATAATGGATCTACCGATAAAACCCAAAGTATTGCACAAGAAATTTCTGCTAAAAATAAAAATATTTATTATCTAAAACTCAAAAGAAAAGGTGTTGGTTTAGCTTTTAGAGAATCCATAAAATACAACACTCAACATTTAAAATGCCCTTATATTGGTTACATGGACATTGATTTAGCAACAGATTTAAAACATTTAAAAGAAGTGTATTCTCTTTTAAAAAAGGGCGATAAGATAGTCGTTGGGTCTAGATTATTAAAAAATTCAAAAGTGTCTGGAAGAAGCATTAAAAGGGAAATAACTTCAAGAGCATTAAACTTGATATTAAAAATATTGCTAGGTGTAAAATTTAGCGATGCAATGTGTGGATTTAAATTTTATGATACAAAAACAGCTGAATTTTTAGTCAATAATTGTGGTATTGATGATAGTTGGTTTTATTGTGCCCAAATGTTAATTGTAGCAGAAGCAAAGGGTCTTAAAATATCTGAAATTCCAGTTGTATGGCAAGATGATCCAAATTCAAAAGTAAAAATCCTATCTTTATCCCAAATTTATCTAAAAGAGATTTTTAAATTACTATACAAAAAGATAAAGAGGGCAATATGA
- a CDS encoding sugar transporter has product MQDKIKIWLGVLAISLGAFILNTSEFVPIGLLSLIAQDFNMSEAKVGFLITMYAWVVALTSLPLMLLFSKVELKKLLLCVMTLFVASHILSSLANDYITLVISRIGVAFSHALFWSIATPMAVRAAPEGKQSLALSFVVTGTAIAFIAGLPLGRVIGLYLGWRTTFLVIGIVAFLVLLVIWRVFPTMPSTGGISIRELPQILRTPHLLSVYLLTILLTTAHFTGYSYIEPFLAQIAHFDKTEITLLLVAFGAIGFLGSFLFTKYHDNHILGFTYFALFGIMASLFVLQIFAYSGFSIVFICIFWGLCITIFNLTFQSKIIHLVPKATSIAMSMFSGIYNIGIGGGAFIGGIVVDKLEVGYIGYVGGFIALLGCVYYLLIKKV; this is encoded by the coding sequence ATGCAAGATAAAATCAAAATTTGGCTAGGCGTTTTAGCTATTAGCCTTGGTGCTTTTATTTTAAACACTTCAGAATTCGTGCCTATTGGACTTTTAAGTCTCATAGCACAAGATTTTAATATGAGTGAAGCCAAAGTTGGCTTTCTTATTACAATGTATGCTTGGGTAGTCGCTTTAACTTCTTTGCCTTTAATGCTTCTCTTTTCTAAGGTTGAGTTAAAGAAGCTTTTGCTTTGTGTGATGACTTTGTTTGTTGCAAGTCATATTTTATCTAGCTTAGCAAATGATTACATTACTTTGGTAATTTCAAGAATCGGAGTAGCTTTTTCTCACGCCCTTTTTTGGTCGATTGCTACTCCTATGGCAGTGCGTGCTGCTCCAGAGGGCAAACAATCACTCGCACTTAGTTTTGTTGTAACAGGAACCGCTATTGCCTTTATTGCTGGATTGCCATTGGGGCGTGTGATAGGCTTATATCTAGGCTGGAGAACCACTTTTTTAGTTATAGGGATTGTTGCTTTTTTAGTTTTACTTGTCATTTGGAGAGTTTTCCCAACTATGCCAAGCACTGGAGGGATTTCTATCCGAGAACTTCCACAAATCCTTAGAACCCCACATTTATTAAGCGTTTATCTTTTGACGATTCTTTTAACCACTGCACATTTTACCGGATATAGCTATATCGAGCCTTTTTTAGCCCAAATTGCACACTTTGATAAAACAGAAATCACACTCCTTTTAGTCGCCTTTGGAGCCATTGGATTTTTAGGTAGCTTTTTATTTACAAAATATCACGACAATCACATTTTAGGATTCACTTATTTTGCTCTCTTTGGAATTATGGCTAGTCTTTTTGTATTGCAAATTTTTGCCTATAGTGGCTTTAGCATAGTGTTTATTTGTATTTTTTGGGGATTGTGTATCACGATTTTTAACCTAACTTTTCAATCCAAAATCATTCACTTAGTCCCCAAAGCCACCTCCATTGCAATGTCAATGTTTTCTGGGATTTATAATATAGGAATTGGTGGTGGAGCATTCATTGGTGGAATCGTCGTAGATAAGCTTGAAGTAGGCTATATTGGATATGTAGGCGGATTTATTGCATTACTTGGTTGCGTTTATTATCTTTTAATTAAAAAGGTTTAA
- a CDS encoding zeta toxin family protein yields MVNQPTVTIFAGVNGAGKTTLYFLAQEKGINLGYRVNVDEIAQSIGDHRDRQTQVRASRIAIKMRKVHMDDKLNFNQETTLCGKSILNLFDELKENNYKINLHFVGLDSPQTAKERVKIRVSKGGHDIEPHLIDKRYYESMQNLLKVIPLCNEILVYDNTKNYELIAKITNEKIDILKNVEWFNNLISEKIKSQNYSYDNEYNYSSRIKL; encoded by the coding sequence ATGGTAAATCAGCCTACAGTTACTATTTTTGCTGGTGTAAATGGTGCAGGAAAGACCACTTTATATTTTTTAGCACAAGAAAAAGGAATAAATTTAGGTTATCGTGTAAATGTAGATGAAATAGCTCAAAGCATCGGAGACCATAGAGATAGACAAACTCAAGTTCGTGCCTCAAGAATAGCTATAAAAATGCGTAAAGTTCATATGGACGATAAACTTAATTTCAATCAAGAAACTACGCTTTGCGGAAAATCTATATTAAATCTATTTGATGAATTAAAAGAGAATAATTATAAAATAAATTTACACTTTGTAGGACTTGATAGTCCGCAAACAGCAAAAGAGCGTGTAAAAATACGAGTTAGCAAAGGCGGACACGATATAGAACCGCATTTAATAGATAAAAGATACTACGAAAGTATGCAAAATCTTTTAAAAGTTATACCATTGTGTAATGAGATTTTAGTTTATGATAACACTAAGAATTATGAATTAATTGCAAAAATAACAAATGAAAAAATAGATATATTAAAAAATGTTGAATGGTTTAATAATTTAATTTCAGAAAAAATAAAATCTCAAAACTATTCTTATGATAATGAATATAATTATTCTAGTAGGATTAAATTATAA
- a CDS encoding DUF6056 family protein has protein sequence MKLEANTKNNQFLFILGLFLILFIWNLLFLPQSDDFAHYFSAIDDNKNFLSSYFDWNGRFGELLSTTFFGKIYFSDYSWVFDFLNAGVGVIYLCAFFVLCFGKLPYSKEDFMSFAFIFGFICIFGHFGAIFLWGAGASNYLWGVGFILCFLLPFRLYWENNGTKKTPSLKVSIFLSLSALIFGFLAGMSSEFIGIAIIAFLFLLFFVATIKKWKLPIWQYLGFLSISIGWLALFLSPGSRKRSEVLAETNAFIPLSDFFDLPFLDMILLINQTFNSPATSMIFRIFLIIFVAFFIVKMGYIKNFNKYSYINKAIVIFLFLLFCLILLAFSKHICAFLLYIALLFCIIKLIQIDNKYFIFLGLFIAWLLMDLSLFQLHGHIAPRAELGKDLTLIAMSVFMFRELYANHPRFIGKLIIGQFIIGILFASLGSYSVWKQSNYIENASSKEGMQSEVVLPKDIRFNKIIEKYFLDYSLITNDPQNWVNQVIAKYYNVKSLYIEK, from the coding sequence ATGAAACTTGAAGCAAATACTAAAAACAATCAGTTTTTGTTTATTTTAGGATTATTTCTAATTCTTTTTATATGGAATTTACTATTTTTGCCACAATCTGATGATTTTGCTCATTACTTCAGTGCAATAGATGATAATAAAAATTTTTTATCAAGCTATTTTGATTGGAATGGACGATTTGGCGAACTACTAAGCACCACTTTTTTTGGAAAAATCTACTTTTCGGATTATTCATGGGTTTTTGATTTCCTAAATGCTGGAGTTGGCGTAATCTATCTTTGTGCATTTTTTGTATTATGCTTTGGAAAATTGCCATATAGCAAAGAAGATTTTATGTCTTTTGCATTTATATTTGGCTTCATATGTATTTTTGGTCATTTTGGTGCTATATTTTTATGGGGCGCTGGAGCTTCAAATTACTTATGGGGAGTGGGTTTTATTCTATGTTTTCTACTTCCTTTTAGACTTTATTGGGAAAATAACGGCACAAAAAAAACCCCTTCTCTAAAAGTTTCAATATTTCTCTCTTTGTCTGCATTAATTTTTGGATTTTTAGCAGGAATGTCTAGCGAGTTTATTGGAATTGCAATAATAGCCTTTTTGTTTTTATTGTTTTTTGTTGCTACAATAAAAAAATGGAAGTTACCCATTTGGCAATATTTAGGTTTTTTGAGTATCAGCATTGGTTGGTTAGCTTTATTTCTATCCCCAGGAAGCAGAAAAAGATCGGAAGTATTAGCAGAAACAAATGCCTTTATACCACTCTCCGATTTTTTTGACTTGCCATTTTTAGATATGATATTACTAATTAATCAAACCTTTAATTCCCCTGCTACCTCAATGATTTTTAGGATATTTTTGATAATTTTTGTTGCATTTTTTATAGTCAAAATGGGTTATATTAAGAACTTCAACAAATATTCTTATATTAATAAAGCAATTGTTATTTTCTTGTTTTTACTCTTTTGCTTGATACTATTAGCATTTTCAAAACATATCTGCGCATTTTTATTATATATAGCTTTATTGTTTTGCATTATAAAACTTATACAAATAGATAATAAATACTTTATTTTTTTGGGGCTATTTATAGCATGGCTACTGATGGATTTATCGCTTTTTCAGCTTCATGGACATATCGCTCCAAGAGCAGAACTTGGAAAAGATTTAACATTAATTGCAATGAGTGTATTTATGTTTAGAGAACTCTATGCAAACCATCCTAGGTTTATTGGAAAATTAATAATTGGACAATTTATCATTGGAATTTTATTTGCAAGTCTTGGGAGCTATAGCGTATGGAAACAATCAAATTATATAGAAAATGCATCGTCAAAAGAAGGAATGCAAAGCGAAGTGGTGCTACCTAAGGATATTAGATTTAACAAAATCATAGAAAAATATTTTTTGGATTATTCTCTTATTACTAATGATCCGCAAAATTGGGTAAATCAGGTAATTGCTAAGTATTACAATGTAAAAAGCTTATATATAGAAAAATGA
- a CDS encoding RNA-guided endonuclease InsQ/TnpB family protein — translation MTISHKIELIPNNKAKTYFKKAFGCSRLAYNWGLAKWQEYYKQGIKKSHLDLKKEFNSIKKEQFPFVYEISKYATQQPFIYLNLAFQAFFRDLKKGKLSYPRFKKKKDNQDSFYLGGDTVKIIQKEKAYYLNIPNLGYIKLRENLKFKGKIHSVTISQKANRFYASFSVNIDENEFNATHKQALQTKQGLGIDVGLKSFVSLSNGLSIQAPKPLYKLTRKLKRVSRQLSKKQHPKTKGDATKKSNNYIKQSLKLNKLHAKIANIRSDFLHKLTSSLVRHYAYFGLENLNIKAMVKNHRLAKAISDVSFYEFKRQLQYKSLYYKREVLEVNRFYPSSKQCSQCGSIKENLTLKDRIYECENCGMKIDRDYNASLNLYNHITQEIGQVLPKSTPEDLTALQVDLAINNIATSKVETGI, via the coding sequence ATGACAATCTCTCATAAAATAGAGCTAATCCCAAACAACAAAGCAAAGACTTATTTTAAAAAAGCCTTTGGTTGTTCTAGGTTAGCATATAATTGGGGATTAGCTAAATGGCAGGAATACTATAAACAAGGAATCAAGAAAAGCCATTTAGATTTAAAAAAAGAATTTAATTCCATCAAAAAAGAGCAGTTTCCCTTTGTGTATGAGATTAGTAAATACGCTACCCAACAACCTTTTATTTATCTAAATCTTGCATTTCAAGCTTTCTTTAGAGATTTAAAGAAAGGAAAGCTAAGTTATCCAAGATTTAAAAAGAAAAAAGATAATCAAGACTCATTTTATTTAGGTGGTGATACAGTTAAGATTATCCAAAAAGAAAAAGCTTATTATCTTAACATTCCCAATCTAGGATATATTAAACTAAGAGAAAATTTAAAATTTAAAGGAAAAATACATTCAGTAACCATAAGCCAAAAGGCTAATAGATTCTATGCCTCTTTTAGTGTGAATATCGATGAGAATGAATTTAATGCCACACATAAACAAGCATTACAGACTAAGCAAGGCTTAGGTATCGATGTGGGATTAAAATCCTTTGTGAGTTTATCTAATGGTTTAAGCATACAAGCACCTAAGCCATTATATAAGCTTACAAGAAAGCTTAAAAGAGTTAGCAGACAACTTAGTAAAAAGCAACACCCAAAAACCAAAGGTGATGCAACTAAGAAGTCTAACAACTATATTAAGCAAAGCTTGAAGCTTAATAAACTCCACGCAAAAATTGCCAATATAAGAAGTGATTTTTTACATAAACTTACTTCAAGTCTAGTAAGACATTATGCTTACTTTGGGCTTGAGAATTTAAACATTAAAGCAATGGTAAAGAATCATAGACTAGCTAAGGCAATAAGTGATGTAAGTTTTTATGAGTTTAAAAGGCAATTACAATATAAAAGCCTTTATTATAAAAGAGAAGTCTTGGAGGTTAATCGATTCTATCCTAGCTCTAAACAATGCTCACAATGTGGAAGCATAAAAGAGAATCTCACGCTTAAGGATAGAATCTATGAGTGTGAGAATTGTGGAATGAAAATAGATAGAGATTATAATGCAAGTTTAAATCTCTACAATCACATTACACAAGAGATAGGGCAAGTTCTACCCAAATCTACGCCTGAGGACTTGACGGCTCTGCAAGTAGATTTAGCAATAAATAATATTGCAACCAGCAAGGTTGAGACAGGAATTTAA
- a CDS encoding GtrA family protein, whose amino-acid sequence MKLLSKIFNIKKYCNWQFLRYCIIGSINTIIGFGIIFFLMAFGVFAEMANFIGYCMGIIISFMLNSQFTFKAKHNYAFLRFCLAMGVSYLLNLLTLMFCYRILLLNPYLSQIFAGIIYTGSGFLFSKYFVFKEQCTQTETFK is encoded by the coding sequence ATGAAGCTGCTAAGCAAGATTTTTAACATAAAAAAATATTGTAATTGGCAATTTTTGCGTTACTGCATTATCGGCAGTATTAATACAATCATAGGATTTGGGATTATCTTTTTTTTAATGGCTTTTGGAGTTTTTGCTGAAATGGCTAATTTTATTGGGTATTGCATGGGAATTATTATAAGTTTTATGCTTAATAGCCAATTCACTTTTAAAGCCAAACATAACTATGCATTTTTGCGCTTTTGTTTGGCTATGGGAGTTTCGTATTTGCTAAATTTATTAACTCTAATGTTTTGCTATAGAATTCTTTTGCTTAATCCCTATTTATCTCAAATATTTGCTGGAATCATTTATACAGGAAGTGGATTTTTATTTAGCAAATATTTTGTTTTTAAAGAGCAATGCACACAAACAGAAACTTTTAAATGA
- a CDS encoding peptidase U32 family protein, producing MDKNLKKPELLSPAGNLRKLKIALEYGADAVYGGVSHFSLRNRAGKEFDYESFAKGVEYTHKKGKRIYVTINGFPFNSQIKLLEAHIRKMAELNPDAFIVAAPGVVRLAKEIAPQIPIHLSTQANVLNVLDAKVFYEMGVKRIVAARELSLKDAIEIKKALPDLEIEIFVHGSMCFAFSGRCLISALQSGRVPNRGSCANDCRFDYEYYVRNPDNGVMMRLVEEEGVGTHIFNSKDLKLMEHMPLILESGVIDSLKIEGRTKSSYYAGITALAYREAIDGYFNGNFELEKYEKELETLKNRGFSDGYLIHRPYEKNNMQNHLTAISEGSYQVNAEVSEDGKFALCRHTIRVGEAKEIVSPNEASICEGKNELGEIYTQDDKKFMRFFKIVLENGKEVDSIHSGNENRIALPLPLPPFSFLRQKL from the coding sequence ATGGATAAGAATCTAAAAAAGCCTGAATTGCTGTCTCCTGCAGGCAATCTTAGGAAATTAAAAATTGCTTTGGAATATGGTGCGGATGCTGTTTATGGGGGAGTTAGCCATTTCTCTTTGCGGAATCGAGCAGGTAAAGAATTTGATTATGAGAGTTTTGCTAAGGGCGTAGAATATACGCACAAAAAGGGCAAGAGAATTTATGTTACGATTAATGGATTTCCCTTTAATTCACAAATTAAACTTTTGGAAGCCCATATCCGCAAAATGGCAGAATTAAACCCTGATGCTTTTATCGTTGCAGCACCTGGAGTGGTAAGACTTGCTAAAGAAATCGCTCCGCAAATACCTATTCATCTATCCACACAAGCAAATGTGCTTAATGTGCTAGATGCAAAGGTGTTTTATGAAATGGGAGTAAAGCGAATCGTCGCTGCAAGAGAGCTAAGCTTAAAAGATGCAATTGAAATCAAAAAAGCTTTGCCGGATTTAGAAATTGAGATTTTTGTGCATGGTAGTATGTGTTTTGCTTTTTCTGGTCGTTGTCTTATCTCAGCCCTTCAAAGCGGACGCGTTCCAAATCGTGGAAGTTGTGCCAATGATTGCCGATTTGATTATGAATATTATGTTAGAAATCCTGATAATGGCGTAATGATGAGACTTGTAGAAGAAGAGGGGGTAGGGACGCATATTTTTAATTCCAAAGATTTAAAACTTATGGAGCATATGCCTTTGATTTTAGAAAGTGGTGTGATTGATTCGCTAAAGATTGAGGGAAGAACAAAATCGAGTTATTATGCAGGAATCACAGCTTTAGCTTATAGGGAAGCTATTGATGGATATTTTAATGGAAACTTTGAGTTAGAAAAATATGAAAAAGAGCTAGAAACGCTTAAAAATCGAGGTTTTAGCGATGGATATTTGATTCATCGTCCTTATGAAAAAAACAATATGCAAAATCATCTAACTGCAATTAGCGAGGGGAGTTATCAAGTCAATGCCGAAGTAAGTGAAGATGGCAAATTTGCCCTTTGTCGTCATACTATTAGAGTGGGAGAGGCAAAGGAGATTGTAAGCCCCAATGAAGCAAGTATTTGTGAAGGTAAAAATGAGTTGGGTGAGATTTATACGCAAGATGATAAAAAGTTTATGAGATTCTTTAAGATTGTCTTAGAAAATGGCAAAGAGGTTGATTCTATTCATAGTGGAAATGAAAATAGAATCGCACTTCCATTGCCACTTCCTCCTTTTAGCTTTTTACGCCAAAAACTTTAA
- a CDS encoding lytic transglycosylase domain-containing protein, with protein MKVLFLLFSLLLCASANSQNLTLDYLKDQPKGISRDFYIWLFLQQDINPKEATEAYNLALRKNAKLFGLYYKKGNNKTLSKRTICQQMKLQKLIKQDSQCIAYGLTLKKAETLEPKTLIQLSKKLQNTDLILATQLKILASKKPFNELIKTDAKIFSDFYFGVSSNYRKQFLNAPLPKQTLLNYISQKHPPFMKVLRQAILNTDMQVFSHSLLQVSPQEILSFLDDESAFYLGLNAIKNKNTSDSLDFFIHSSEIAKYSFEKNRGLFWAYLASKDSTYLQKLSQSKSMDLYTLASLEFTNNKPQFEILYDIQTADTFAKWDIKDPFEWEKIRDSYKNQTPKNKEALLQKVNHLNTKPHFFWLNKEPNKEYFLKPFPTIMNRFNNDTQALLYALGRQESLFIPTAISTSYALGVMQLMPFNVTAIAKQMGESEKITYQDMFDPAINIPYAEYFTRPLLKEFKHPLFVSYAYNGGPGFTRRLLQTKQLFRKDNPLDPWYSMEMIPYEETRKYGKKVLANYIIYQKSFGKEIDLQNTLQDTLIY; from the coding sequence ATGAAAGTGCTTTTTTTGTTATTTTCTCTTTTACTTTGTGCTTCTGCCAACTCCCAAAATCTTACTTTAGATTACCTAAAAGATCAACCCAAAGGAATCTCACGCGATTTTTATATTTGGCTTTTTTTACAACAAGATATTAACCCCAAAGAAGCCACAGAAGCCTATAATCTTGCTTTAAGAAAAAATGCTAAACTCTTTGGGCTTTATTACAAAAAAGGCAACAATAAAACTCTCTCAAAAAGAACCATTTGCCAACAAATGAAACTTCAAAAATTAATCAAACAAGATTCGCAATGTATTGCTTATGGATTAACACTTAAAAAAGCTGAAACGCTAGAACCAAAAACCTTAATCCAACTCTCCAAAAAACTCCAAAATACAGACTTAATTCTTGCTACTCAACTAAAGATTCTTGCCTCAAAAAAACCTTTTAATGAGCTTATCAAAACCGATGCTAAAATCTTTAGCGACTTTTATTTTGGAGTTTCTAGCAATTACAGAAAACAATTCCTTAATGCTCCACTTCCCAAACAAACTTTACTAAATTATATTTCCCAAAAACATCCACCTTTTATGAAAGTTTTACGACAGGCTATTCTTAATACAGATATGCAAGTTTTTAGTCATTCTTTATTGCAAGTATCCCCTCAAGAAATACTTTCTTTTTTAGATGATGAAAGTGCCTTTTATTTAGGGTTAAATGCTATTAAAAATAAGAATACTTCTGATTCTTTAGACTTTTTTATTCATTCTTCAGAAATTGCAAAATATTCATTTGAAAAAAATCGTGGGCTTTTTTGGGCTTACCTTGCTTCCAAGGATTCTACTTACCTTCAAAAGCTCTCTCAATCTAAATCAATGGATCTCTACACCTTAGCAAGTTTGGAATTCACAAACAACAAGCCGCAATTTGAAATTCTCTATGATATTCAAACTGCTGATACTTTTGCAAAATGGGATATTAAAGATCCTTTTGAATGGGAAAAAATCCGCGATTCTTATAAGAATCAAACTCCAAAAAACAAAGAAGCACTCTTACAAAAAGTCAATCATCTTAATACCAAACCCCATTTCTTTTGGCTCAACAAAGAACCCAATAAAGAATATTTTCTCAAGCCTTTTCCAACAATTATGAATCGCTTCAATAATGACACACAAGCACTTCTTTATGCGTTAGGAAGACAAGAAAGTCTTTTTATCCCTACTGCAATTTCCACTTCCTATGCCCTTGGAGTAATGCAGCTAATGCCCTTTAATGTAACAGCTATTGCCAAACAAATGGGCGAATCAGAAAAAATCACTTACCAAGATATGTTTGATCCTGCGATTAATATTCCCTATGCAGAATATTTTACTCGCCCTTTACTCAAGGAATTTAAACATCCTTTGTTTGTCTCTTATGCTTACAATGGCGGTCCAGGATTTACACGCAGACTCTTACAAACCAAGCAACTCTTCAGAAAGGATAATCCACTTGATCCTTGGTATAGTATGGAAATGATTCCTTATGAAGAGACAAGAAAATATGGCAAAAAAGTTCTTGCAAACTACATTATTTATCAAAAAAGTTTTGGCAAGGAAATTGACCTACAAAATACACTTCAAGACACTCTTATTTATTAA